The following proteins come from a genomic window of Streptomyces sp. GS7:
- the dnaN gene encoding DNA polymerase III subunit beta has protein sequence MKIRVERDVLAEAVAWAAKSLPARPPVPVLAGLLLKAEDGALSLSGFDYEVSARVSVEAEVEEEGTVLVSGRLLADICRALPNRPVEISTDGVRVTVVCGSSRFTLHTLPVEEYPSLPAMPTATGTVPGEVFAAAAAQVAIAAGRDDTLPVLTGVRIEIEGDTVTLASTDRYRFAVREFLWKPESPDASAVALVPAKTLLDTAKSLSSGDTVTLALSGSGQGEGLIGFEGAGRRTTTRLLEGDLPKYRTLFPTEFNSVAVIETAPFVEAVKRVALVAERNTPVRLSFEQGVLILEAGSSDDAQAVERVDADLDGDDISIAFNPGFLLEGLSAIDSPVAQLSFTTSTKPALLSGRPAKDAEADDAYKYLIMPVRLSG, from the coding sequence GTGAAGATCCGGGTGGAGCGCGATGTACTCGCGGAGGCAGTGGCTTGGGCGGCCAAGAGCCTCCCGGCCCGTCCGCCGGTGCCCGTCCTCGCGGGCCTGCTGCTGAAGGCGGAGGACGGCGCGCTGAGCCTCTCCGGCTTCGACTACGAGGTCTCGGCGCGGGTCTCGGTGGAGGCCGAGGTGGAAGAAGAGGGCACGGTCCTCGTCTCCGGCCGGCTGCTCGCCGACATCTGCCGGGCCCTGCCCAACCGCCCGGTGGAGATTTCCACCGACGGTGTACGGGTGACCGTGGTCTGCGGCTCCTCGCGCTTCACCCTCCACACCCTGCCTGTGGAGGAGTACCCGTCGCTGCCCGCGATGCCCACCGCCACCGGCACGGTTCCCGGAGAGGTCTTCGCCGCTGCCGCCGCCCAGGTCGCCATCGCCGCCGGCCGCGACGACACGCTTCCGGTGCTCACCGGCGTCCGGATCGAGATCGAGGGCGACACGGTCACCCTGGCCTCCACCGACCGCTACCGCTTCGCGGTGCGCGAGTTCCTGTGGAAGCCGGAGAGCCCGGACGCCTCCGCGGTCGCGCTGGTGCCCGCCAAGACGCTGCTGGACACCGCCAAGTCCCTGAGCAGCGGCGACACCGTCACCCTGGCGCTGTCCGGCTCCGGGCAGGGCGAGGGCCTGATCGGTTTCGAGGGCGCCGGGCGGCGGACCACGACCCGCCTGCTGGAAGGCGACCTGCCGAAGTACCGGACGCTTTTCCCGACCGAGTTCAACTCGGTCGCGGTGATCGAGACCGCCCCGTTCGTCGAGGCCGTCAAGCGTGTGGCGCTGGTCGCCGAGCGGAACACCCCGGTGCGGCTGAGCTTCGAGCAGGGCGTGCTGATCCTGGAGGCCGGCTCCAGCGACGATGCACAGGCTGTGGAGCGGGTGGACGCCGACCTGGACGGCGACGACATCTCGATCGCCTTCAACCCGGGCTTCCTCCTGGAGGGCTTGTCGGCCATCGACTCCCCTGTGGCGCAGCTGTCGTTCACGACGTCGACCAAGCCCGCGCTGCTGAGCGGGCGCCCGGCCAAGGACGCCGAGGCGGACGACGCGTACAAGTACCTGATCATGCCCGTCCGGCTCTCGGGCTGA
- the gnd gene encoding phosphogluconate dehydrogenase (NAD(+)-dependent, decarboxylating) — MELGLVGLGKMGGNMRERIRRAGHTVIGYDRNPDLADVDSLKELVDKLKGPRVVWVMVPAGAATQATIDELAELLSPGDIVVDGGNSRWTDDEKHAEELAAKGIGFVDCGVSGGVWGLENGYALMYGGDKENVAKVQPIFDALKPEGEFGSVHAGKVGAGHFAKMVHNGIEYAMMQAYAEGWELLEAVDSVTDVREIFRSWQEGTVIRSWLLDLAVNALDEDEHLDKLRGYAEDSGEGRWTVEAAIDNAVPLPAITASLFARFSSRQDDSPQMKMIAALRNQFGGHAVESKK; from the coding sequence ATGGAGCTCGGTCTCGTCGGTCTCGGCAAGATGGGCGGCAATATGCGCGAGCGCATTCGCCGCGCCGGCCACACCGTCATCGGATACGACCGCAACCCCGACCTGGCCGATGTGGACAGCCTCAAGGAGCTTGTGGACAAGCTCAAGGGCCCGCGGGTGGTCTGGGTCATGGTTCCGGCCGGTGCCGCCACCCAGGCGACGATCGATGAGCTGGCGGAGCTGCTCTCGCCCGGCGACATCGTCGTGGACGGCGGCAACTCCCGCTGGACCGACGACGAGAAGCACGCCGAGGAGCTGGCCGCCAAGGGCATCGGCTTCGTGGACTGCGGTGTCTCCGGCGGCGTCTGGGGCCTGGAGAACGGCTACGCCCTGATGTACGGCGGCGACAAGGAGAACGTCGCCAAGGTGCAGCCGATCTTCGACGCCCTCAAGCCCGAGGGAGAATTCGGCTCCGTCCACGCCGGCAAGGTGGGCGCGGGCCACTTCGCGAAGATGGTCCACAACGGCATCGAGTACGCGATGATGCAGGCGTACGCCGAGGGCTGGGAGCTGCTGGAGGCGGTCGACTCGGTCACCGACGTGCGGGAGATCTTCCGCTCCTGGCAGGAGGGCACGGTCATCCGCTCCTGGCTGCTGGACCTGGCCGTCAACGCCCTCGACGAGGACGAGCACCTGGACAAGCTCCGCGGTTATGCAGAGGACTCCGGTGAGGGCCGCTGGACCGTGGAGGCAGCCATCGACAACGCCGTACCGCTGCCCGCGATCACGGCGTCGCTGTTCGCGCGCTTCTCGTCCCGGCAGGACGACTCCCCGCAGATGAAGATGATCGCCGCGCTGCGCAACCAGTTCGGTGGCCACGCGGTCGAGAGCAAGAAGTAA
- the recF gene encoding DNA replication/repair protein RecF (All proteins in this family for which functions are known are DNA-binding proteins that assist the filamentation of RecA onto DNA for the initiation of recombination or recombinational repair.), whose amino-acid sequence MHVSHLSLADFRSYARVEVPLDPGVTAFVGPNGQGKTNLVEAVGYLATLGSHRVASDAPLVRMGADRAIIRAAVVQGERQQLVELELNPGRANRARINRSSQVRPRDVLGIVQTVLFAPEDLALVKGDPGERRRFLDELITARSPRMAGVRSDYDRVLKQRNTLLKTAALARRHGGRQMDLSTLDVWDQHLARAGAELLAQRLDLIATLRPLADKAYEQLAPGGGPLGLEYRGSAGEAMAAAANREELYGVLLAALGEARKSEIERGVTLVGPHRDDLLLKLGQLPAKGYASHGESWSYALALRLASYELLRAEGNEPVLVLDDVFAELDARRRERLAELVAPGEQVLVTAAVDDDVPGVLIGARYAVSDGAVEKVDR is encoded by the coding sequence ATGCACGTATCGCATCTGTCGCTCGCCGACTTCCGCTCGTACGCCCGGGTCGAGGTCCCGCTCGACCCGGGCGTCACGGCTTTTGTCGGCCCCAACGGGCAGGGCAAGACGAATCTCGTCGAGGCGGTCGGCTATCTGGCCACGCTCGGCAGCCACCGGGTCGCGTCGGATGCGCCGCTGGTGCGGATGGGCGCGGACCGGGCGATCATCCGGGCCGCGGTCGTCCAGGGCGAGCGGCAGCAGCTGGTGGAGCTGGAGCTCAATCCGGGCAGGGCGAACCGCGCCCGGATCAACAGATCGTCGCAGGTCAGGCCGCGCGATGTGCTGGGGATCGTACAGACGGTGCTGTTCGCGCCGGAGGATCTGGCGCTGGTCAAGGGCGACCCGGGCGAGCGCCGGCGGTTCCTCGACGAGCTGATCACCGCCCGTTCGCCGCGGATGGCGGGGGTGCGTTCCGACTACGACCGCGTCCTCAAGCAGCGCAACACCCTGCTGAAGACGGCGGCGCTGGCCCGTCGGCACGGTGGCCGGCAGATGGACCTGTCGACGCTGGACGTCTGGGACCAGCATCTGGCCCGCGCGGGGGCCGAACTGCTCGCGCAGCGGCTCGACTTGATCGCCACGCTGCGCCCGCTGGCGGACAAGGCGTACGAGCAACTGGCGCCGGGCGGCGGGCCGCTGGGGCTGGAGTACCGCGGTTCCGCGGGCGAGGCGATGGCAGCCGCGGCGAACCGCGAAGAGCTGTACGGCGTGCTGCTGGCAGCGCTGGGCGAGGCCCGCAAGAGCGAGATCGAGCGCGGTGTGACCCTGGTCGGGCCGCACCGCGACGATCTGCTGCTGAAGCTGGGGCAGTTGCCGGCGAAGGGCTATGCCAGCCACGGCGAGTCCTGGTCGTACGCGCTGGCGCTGCGCCTGGCGTCGTACGAGCTGCTGCGGGCCGAGGGCAATGAGCCGGTGCTCGTTCTCGACGATGTCTTCGCCGAGCTGGACGCGCGGCGAAGGGAGCGGCTGGCGGAGTTGGTCGCGCCGGGCGAGCAGGTGCTGGTGACGGCGGCGGTGGACGACGATGTGCCGGGGGTGCTGATCGGGGCGCGTTACGCGGTGTCCGACGGCGCCGTGGAGAAGGTGGACCGGTGA
- a CDS encoding DUF721 domain-containing protein, whose protein sequence is MTEPQPERPRTPELSGVDLARQALVAAKEQARARGAAAQQKKQARRGGLRSGARADGRDPLSLGAAINRLITERGWETPAAVGGVMGRWPQLVGPEVAQHCEPQRYDEDARVLTVQCDSTAWATQLRLLAPQLVARLNQDLGHGTVKMIKVLGPGGPARRYGALRAPGSKGPGDTYG, encoded by the coding sequence GTGACCGAACCGCAGCCGGAGCGCCCCAGGACTCCTGAGCTGTCAGGTGTGGATCTGGCTCGTCAGGCGCTGGTCGCCGCCAAGGAGCAGGCCCGCGCCCGGGGCGCCGCGGCGCAGCAGAAGAAGCAGGCCCGGCGCGGCGGGCTGCGTTCGGGTGCGCGGGCGGACGGCCGCGATCCACTGTCGCTGGGTGCGGCGATCAACCGGCTGATCACCGAGCGCGGCTGGGAGACCCCGGCGGCGGTCGGCGGGGTGATGGGCCGTTGGCCGCAACTGGTGGGGCCCGAGGTGGCGCAGCACTGCGAGCCGCAGAGGTACGACGAAGACGCCCGCGTGCTGACCGTGCAGTGCGATTCGACGGCCTGGGCGACGCAGCTGCGGCTGCTGGCGCCGCAGCTGGTGGCCCGGCTGAATCAGGACCTGGGCCATGGCACGGTCAAGATGATCAAGGTGCTGGGGCCAGGCGGCCCCGCCCGCCGGTACGGGGCGCTGCGGGCGCCCGGCAGCAAGGGCCCCGGCGACACCTATGGCTAG
- the gyrB gene encoding DNA topoisomerase (ATP-hydrolyzing) subunit B yields the protein MADSGDLNENNMASTEEGVPAGAVGDSSVEKSYDASAITVLEGLDAVRKRPGMYIGSTGERGLHHLVYEVVDNSVDEALAGHADTIDVTILADGGVRVVDNGRGIPVDIVPSENKPAVEVVLTVLHAGGKFGGGGYAVSGGLHGVGVSVVNALSSRVAVDVRRDGYRWAQDYKLGVPTAPLAKHEATEESGTSVTFWADGDIFETTEYSFETLSRRFQEMAFLNKGLTIALKDERTDHVDEDGNPLSVRYHYEGGIVDFVKYLNSRKGELVHPSVIGVDAEDKERMLSVEIAMQWNTQYSEGVYSFANTIHTHEGGTHEEGFRAALTGLINRYARDKKLLREKDDNLTGEDIREGLTAIISVKLGEPQFEGQTKTKLGNTEAKTFVQKVVHEHLTDWLDRNPNEAADIIRKGIQAATARVAARKARDLTRRKGLLETASLPGKLSDCQSNDPTKCEIFIVEGDSAGGSAKSGRNPEYQAILPIRGKILNVEKARVDKILQNNEVQALISAFGTGVHEDFDIEKLRYHKIILMADADVDGQHINTLLLTFLFRFMRPLVEAGHVYLSRPPLYKIKWGRDDFEYAYSDRERDALIELGKQNGKRIREDSIQRFKGLGEMNAEELRITTMDTDHRVLGQVSLDDAARADDLFSVLMGEDVEARRSFIQRNAKDVRFLDI from the coding sequence GTGGCCGACTCCGGCGACCTCAACGAGAACAACATGGCTTCTACCGAAGAAGGGGTTCCCGCAGGTGCCGTGGGCGACTCCTCGGTGGAGAAGTCGTACGACGCCAGCGCGATCACCGTCCTTGAGGGCCTGGACGCGGTTCGCAAGCGCCCCGGCATGTACATCGGCTCGACGGGCGAACGCGGTCTGCACCACCTCGTGTACGAGGTCGTGGACAACTCGGTCGACGAGGCGCTGGCCGGGCATGCGGACACCATCGACGTGACGATCCTGGCCGACGGCGGTGTCCGCGTCGTCGACAACGGCCGCGGTATCCCCGTCGACATCGTGCCGTCCGAGAACAAGCCGGCCGTCGAGGTCGTGCTGACGGTGCTGCACGCCGGCGGCAAGTTCGGCGGCGGCGGCTACGCGGTCTCCGGTGGTCTGCACGGCGTGGGTGTCTCCGTCGTGAACGCGCTGTCCTCGCGGGTCGCCGTCGACGTCCGCCGGGACGGCTACCGCTGGGCGCAGGACTACAAGCTCGGTGTGCCGACCGCGCCGCTGGCCAAGCACGAGGCCACCGAGGAGTCCGGCACCTCGGTCACGTTCTGGGCCGACGGCGACATCTTCGAGACGACCGAGTACAGCTTCGAGACGCTGTCCCGGCGCTTCCAGGAGATGGCGTTCCTCAACAAGGGTCTGACGATCGCGCTGAAGGACGAGCGCACGGACCACGTCGACGAGGACGGCAACCCGCTCTCGGTCCGGTACCACTACGAGGGCGGCATCGTCGACTTCGTGAAGTACCTGAACTCGCGCAAGGGCGAGCTGGTGCACCCGAGCGTGATCGGGGTGGACGCCGAGGACAAGGAGCGGATGCTCTCGGTCGAGATCGCGATGCAGTGGAACACCCAGTACAGCGAGGGTGTCTACAGCTTCGCCAACACCATCCACACCCACGAGGGCGGCACCCACGAAGAGGGCTTCCGCGCCGCGCTGACGGGTCTGATCAACCGTTACGCCCGCGACAAGAAGCTGCTGCGCGAGAAGGACGACAACCTCACGGGTGAGGACATCCGCGAGGGTCTGACGGCGATCATCTCGGTCAAGCTCGGCGAGCCGCAGTTCGAGGGCCAGACCAAGACCAAGCTGGGCAACACCGAGGCCAAGACCTTCGTCCAGAAGGTCGTGCACGAGCACCTCACCGACTGGCTGGACCGCAACCCCAACGAGGCCGCGGACATCATCCGCAAGGGCATCCAGGCGGCGACGGCGCGGGTCGCGGCCCGCAAGGCGCGCGATCTGACCCGCCGCAAGGGGCTGCTGGAGACGGCGTCGCTGCCCGGAAAGCTGAGCGACTGCCAGTCCAACGACCCGACGAAGTGCGAGATCTTCATCGTCGAGGGTGACTCCGCCGGCGGTTCGGCCAAGTCCGGCCGCAACCCGGAGTACCAGGCGATCCTCCCGATCCGCGGCAAGATCCTCAACGTCGAGAAGGCCCGGGTCGACAAGATCCTCCAGAACAACGAGGTCCAGGCGCTGATCTCGGCCTTCGGCACCGGAGTCCACGAGGACTTCGACATCGAGAAGCTCCGCTACCACAAGATCATTCTGATGGCGGACGCCGATGTCGACGGCCAGCACATCAACACCCTGCTGCTCACCTTCCTGTTCCGCTTCATGCGTCCGCTGGTCGAGGCCGGGCACGTCTACCTCTCGCGCCCGCCGCTGTACAAGATCAAGTGGGGCCGCGACGACTTCGAGTACGCCTACTCAGACCGCGAGCGGGACGCGCTGATCGAGCTCGGCAAGCAGAACGGCAAGCGGATCCGCGAGGACTCCATCCAGCGGTTCAAGGGTCTCGGCGAGATGAACGCCGAGGAGCTGCGCATCACGACCATGGACACCGACCACCGTGTCCTCGGCCAGGTCTCGCTGGACGACGCGGCCCGCGCGGACGACCTGTTCTCCGTGCTGATGGGTGAGGACGTCGAGGCACGCCGCTCCTTCATCCAGCGCAACGCCAAGGACGTCCGCTTCCTCGACATCTGA
- the gyrA gene encoding DNA gyrase subunit A: MADENPPVTPDGVTAEGAPATIEGVGMRVEPVGLETEMQRSYLDYAMSVIVSRALPDVRDGLKPVHRRVLYAMYDGGYRPEKGFYKCARVVGDVMGTYHPHGDTSIYDALVRLAQPWSMRMPLVDSNGNFGSPGNDPAAAMRYTECKMKQLSMEMLRDIDEETVDFQDNYDGRNQEPTVLPSRFPNLLINGSAGIAVGMATNIPPHNLREVADGAQWALAHPEASSEELLDALIERVKGPDFPTGALVVGRKGIEEAYRTGRGSITMRAVVAVEEIQNRQCLVVTELPYQVNPDNLAQKIADLVKDGKIGGIADVRDETSSRTGQRLVIVLKRDAVAKVVLNNLYKHTDLQTNFGANMLALVDGVPRTLSLDAFIRNWVTHQIEVIVRRTKFRLRKAEERAHILRGLLKALDAIDEVIALIRRSDTVETAREGLMGLLAIDEIQANAILEMQLRRLAALERQKITAEHDELQRKISEYNAILASPERQRQIISEELAAIVEKFGDDRRSMLVPFEGDMSIEDLIAEEDIVVTISRGGYVKRTKTDDYRSQKRGGKGVRGTKLKEDDIVDHFFVSTTHHWLLFFTNKGRVYRAKAYELPDAGRDARGQHVANLLAFQPDEQIAQILAIRDYEAAPYLVLATKAGLVKKTPLKDYDSPRSGGVIAINLREREDGTDDELIGAELVSDTDDLLLISKKAQSIRFTATDEALRPMGRATSGVKGMSFREGDELLSMNVVRDGTFVFTATDGGYAKRTGVDEYRVQGRGGLGIKAAKIVEDRGSLVGALVVEESDEILAITLGGGVIRTRVNEVRETGRDTMGVQLINLGKRDAVVGIARNAEAGREAEEVDGPEGADETGAAEDAAPVAAGGEQPAAE, translated from the coding sequence ATGGCCGACGAGAACCCCCCTGTGACCCCTGACGGCGTGACCGCCGAGGGCGCGCCCGCCACCATCGAAGGCGTCGGGATGCGCGTCGAGCCCGTCGGGCTCGAAACGGAGATGCAGCGCTCGTACCTCGACTACGCGATGTCCGTCATCGTGTCGCGTGCGCTGCCCGACGTCCGCGACGGCCTCAAGCCGGTGCACCGCCGCGTGCTCTACGCGATGTACGACGGCGGCTACCGCCCCGAGAAGGGCTTCTACAAGTGCGCCCGCGTCGTCGGCGACGTCATGGGTACGTACCACCCGCACGGCGACACCTCCATCTACGACGCGCTGGTCCGCCTCGCGCAGCCGTGGTCGATGCGGATGCCGCTGGTCGACTCCAACGGCAACTTCGGCTCCCCGGGCAACGACCCGGCCGCGGCCATGCGGTACACCGAGTGCAAGATGAAGCAGCTGTCGATGGAGATGCTCCGGGACATCGACGAGGAGACCGTCGACTTCCAGGACAACTACGACGGCCGCAACCAGGAGCCGACGGTCCTGCCGTCCCGCTTCCCCAACCTGCTGATCAACGGCTCGGCCGGTATCGCCGTCGGTATGGCCACCAACATCCCGCCGCACAACCTCCGTGAGGTCGCGGACGGCGCGCAGTGGGCGCTGGCCCACCCCGAGGCGTCCAGCGAGGAGCTGCTGGACGCGCTGATCGAGCGGGTCAAGGGCCCGGACTTCCCCACCGGCGCGCTGGTGGTGGGCCGCAAGGGCATCGAGGAGGCGTACCGCACCGGCCGCGGCTCGATCACGATGCGCGCGGTGGTGGCGGTCGAGGAGATCCAGAACCGCCAGTGCCTGGTGGTCACCGAGCTGCCCTACCAGGTCAACCCGGACAACCTCGCACAGAAGATCGCCGACCTGGTCAAGGACGGCAAGATCGGCGGCATCGCGGACGTCCGCGACGAGACCTCCTCCCGTACCGGCCAGCGGCTGGTCATCGTCCTCAAGCGGGACGCGGTCGCCAAGGTCGTCCTCAACAACCTCTACAAGCACACCGATCTGCAGACCAACTTCGGCGCGAACATGCTCGCACTGGTCGACGGGGTGCCGCGCACGCTCTCCCTGGACGCGTTCATCCGCAACTGGGTCACGCACCAGATCGAGGTCATCGTCCGCCGGACGAAGTTCCGGCTGCGCAAGGCCGAGGAGCGGGCGCACATCCTGCGCGGTCTGCTCAAGGCGCTGGACGCCATCGACGAGGTCATCGCGCTGATCCGGCGCAGCGACACGGTCGAGACCGCCCGCGAGGGCCTGATGGGCCTGCTGGCCATCGACGAGATCCAGGCGAACGCGATCCTGGAGATGCAGCTGCGCCGGCTGGCCGCCCTGGAGCGCCAGAAGATCACCGCCGAGCACGACGAGCTCCAGCGCAAGATCAGCGAGTACAACGCGATCCTGGCCTCCCCGGAGCGCCAGCGCCAGATCATCAGCGAGGAACTGGCCGCGATCGTCGAGAAGTTCGGCGACGACCGGCGCAGCATGCTGGTGCCCTTCGAGGGCGACATGTCCATCGAGGACCTGATCGCCGAAGAGGACATCGTCGTCACGATCTCCCGTGGCGGCTATGTGAAGCGGACGAAGACCGACGACTACCGTTCGCAGAAGCGCGGCGGCAAGGGCGTACGGGGCACCAAGCTCAAGGAAGACGACATCGTCGACCACTTCTTCGTCTCCACCACCCACCACTGGCTGCTGTTCTTCACCAACAAGGGCCGGGTCTACCGCGCCAAGGCGTACGAACTCCCGGACGCCGGGCGGGACGCGCGGGGCCAGCACGTGGCCAATCTGCTGGCCTTCCAGCCGGACGAGCAGATCGCGCAGATCCTGGCGATCCGCGACTACGAGGCGGCGCCGTACCTGGTCCTCGCCACGAAGGCCGGCCTGGTCAAGAAGACCCCGCTCAAGGACTACGACTCGCCCCGCTCCGGCGGCGTGATCGCGATCAACCTCCGCGAGCGGGAGGACGGCACGGACGACGAGCTGATCGGCGCCGAGCTGGTCTCGGACACCGACGACCTGCTGCTGATCAGCAAGAAGGCGCAGTCGATCCGGTTCACCGCGACCGACGAGGCGCTGCGCCCGATGGGCCGGGCCACCTCGGGTGTGAAGGGCATGAGCTTCCGCGAGGGCGACGAGCTGCTCTCGATGAACGTGGTCCGGGACGGTACGTTCGTCTTCACCGCGACCGACGGCGGCTACGCCAAGCGCACCGGGGTCGACGAGTACCGCGTCCAGGGGCGCGGCGGCCTGGGGATCAAGGCCGCCAAGATCGTCGAGGACCGGGGTTCGCTGGTCGGCGCGTTGGTCGTCGAGGAGTCGGACGAGATCCTCGCGATCACGCTCGGCGGTGGCGTGATCCGGACACGGGTCAACGAGGTCCGGGAGACCGGCCGTGACACCATGGGCGTCCAACTGATCAACCTGGGCAAGCGCGATGCCGTCGTCGGCATCGCACGGAACGCCGAGGCCGGCCGGGAAGCCGAGGAGGTCGACGGGCCCGAGGGGGCCGACGAGACCGGTGCGGCGGAGGACGCCGCGCCCGTGGCGGCCGGGGGCGAGCAGCCCGCGGCGGAGTAA
- a CDS encoding DUF3566 domain-containing protein: MSGATGAAAGGPGVGEDSPAGPATVTEDGARGSSMSEGTGDDGAHQGGPMADTRQPQPQPQPPQARTGGQVTPQGGAQQPYQPPQAYRTGGGQEGAGQAVRKPRTGASTAPRTRKARLRVARTDPWSVMKVSFLLSIALGICTVVAVTVLWMVMNAMGVFSTVGRTISEATGSADGGGLDLQSFLSLPRVLLFTSVIAVIDVVLATALATLGSFIYNLSAGFVGGVELTLAEDE; this comes from the coding sequence GTGAGTGGAGCCACGGGCGCTGCGGCGGGCGGACCGGGAGTCGGCGAGGACTCCCCGGCGGGACCCGCAACCGTGACGGAAGACGGCGCCCGTGGCTCTTCCATGTCCGAAGGCACCGGGGACGACGGTGCCCACCAGGGAGGACCCATGGCCGATACCCGACAGCCCCAACCCCAGCCGCAGCCGCCGCAGGCCCGGACCGGCGGCCAGGTGACGCCGCAGGGCGGCGCGCAGCAGCCCTACCAGCCGCCTCAGGCGTACCGCACGGGCGGCGGGCAGGAGGGCGCCGGGCAGGCGGTGCGCAAGCCGCGTACGGGCGCCAGTACGGCCCCGAGGACGCGCAAGGCCCGGCTCCGGGTGGCGCGTACCGACCCGTGGTCGGTGATGAAGGTGAGCTTCCTGCTGTCCATCGCGCTGGGCATCTGCACGGTCGTGGCGGTGACGGTGCTGTGGATGGTGATGAACGCGATGGGCGTCTTCTCCACCGTCGGCAGGACGATCAGCGAGGCGACCGGCTCGGCGGACGGCGGCGGCCTCGATCTCCAGTCGTTCCTGTCGCTGCCGCGGGTGCTGCTGTTCACCTCCGTCATCGCGGTGATCGATGTGGTGCTGGCGACCGCGCTGGCCACGCTCGGCTCGTTCATCTACAACCTGTCGGCCGGCTTCGTCGGCGGTGTGGAGCTGACCCTCGCGGAGGACGAGTGA
- a CDS encoding DLW-39 family protein, translated as MKKLLLVALAAIGGLLVYRQIQADRAEQDLWTEATDSVPAGSGV; from the coding sequence GTGAAGAAGCTTCTCCTGGTCGCACTGGCCGCCATCGGCGGGCTCCTCGTGTACCGCCAGATCCAGGCGGATCGCGCCGAGCAGGATCTGTGGACGGAGGCGACCGACTCCGTGCCCGCAGGTTCGGGTGTGTGA
- a CDS encoding serine/threonine-protein kinase, translating into MGEIFAGRYELVDPIGRGGVGAVWRAWDHRRRRYVAAKVLQQSDAHTLLRFVREQALRIDHPHVLAPASWAADDDKVLFTMDLVHGGSLAHLSGDYGPLPPRMVCTLMDQLLAGLTAVHAEGVVHRDIKPANLLLEATGTGRPHLRLSDFGIAMRKGEPRLTETNYVVGTPGYFAPEQMLGAEPDFPTDLFAAGLVALSLLTGVKPDAEALIRHFADHGIPNAPEGVPEPLWQVLASLVHPDPDARFKTATGARKALLAAAELLPEATIEDEVVEVFDHIGPLPAGFGPDGPLRPAGGDGATGSTAVAASGTGEPAAAGPGSLSDTGSFQLAPPEPQIPPQPSTPPTPAPLPPGPPPARNIPAPPSTPPRTPAPMPRYEPTAAGHPEASATRPYTTGQPPLPGPPQGAAHAPVTPPPGSAAAPRPDVPDRRPGPPPKVTIPVLVVALLCIAVGLWALFAA; encoded by the coding sequence ATGGGTGAGATCTTCGCCGGTCGGTACGAGCTCGTGGATCCGATCGGACGGGGCGGAGTGGGCGCGGTCTGGCGCGCCTGGGACCACCGGCGGCGCCGCTACGTGGCGGCCAAAGTGCTCCAGCAGAGCGACGCGCACACGCTGTTGCGCTTCGTCCGCGAACAGGCGCTGCGGATCGACCACCCGCATGTGCTGGCCCCCGCGAGCTGGGCCGCGGACGACGACAAAGTGCTGTTCACCATGGATCTGGTGCACGGCGGCTCGCTGGCCCATCTGTCCGGCGACTACGGCCCGTTGCCGCCGCGGATGGTCTGCACCCTGATGGACCAGCTGCTGGCCGGACTGACCGCCGTACACGCCGAGGGCGTGGTGCACCGGGACATCAAACCGGCGAACCTCCTGCTGGAGGCGACCGGCACCGGCCGCCCCCATCTGCGGCTCTCCGACTTCGGCATCGCGATGCGCAAGGGAGAGCCGCGGCTCACCGAGACCAACTACGTGGTGGGCACGCCCGGTTACTTCGCGCCCGAGCAAATGCTCGGCGCCGAACCGGACTTCCCCACCGACCTGTTCGCCGCCGGACTGGTCGCGCTCTCCCTGCTCACCGGCGTCAAGCCGGATGCGGAGGCGCTGATCCGGCACTTCGCGGACCACGGCATACCGAACGCCCCCGAAGGAGTACCGGAACCGCTGTGGCAGGTGCTGGCCTCACTGGTGCACCCGGATCCGGACGCCCGCTTCAAGACCGCGACGGGAGCCCGGAAGGCACTGCTGGCGGCGGCCGAGCTGCTGCCCGAGGCGACGATCGAGGACGAGGTCGTCGAGGTCTTCGACCACATCGGGCCGCTGCCCGCCGGATTCGGGCCGGACGGGCCGCTGCGCCCGGCCGGCGGCGACGGCGCGACCGGCAGCACGGCCGTGGCCGCCTCCGGGACCGGCGAGCCGGCCGCCGCCGGGCCCGGCTCCCTGTCGGACACCGGGAGCTTCCAGCTCGCGCCGCCGGAGCCGCAGATCCCGCCGCAGCCGAGCACCCCGCCGACCCCGGCGCCGCTGCCGCCGGGACCGCCGCCCGCCCGGAACATCCCGGCCCCGCCGAGCACCCCGCCGCGGACCCCCGCCCCGATGCCCCGCTACGAGCCGACCGCCGCCGGCCACCCGGAGGCGTCCGCGACCCGCCCGTACACCACCGGGCAGCCCCCGCTCCCCGGCCCGCCGCAGGGCGCCGCCCACGCCCCGGTGACGCCTCCCCCGGGCTCCGCCGCGGCGCCGCGTCCCGACGTCCCGGACCGCAGACCGGGACCGCCCCCGAAGGTCACGATCCCGGTGCTCGTCGTGGCGCTGCTGTGCATCGCGGTCGGCCTCTGGGCCCTGTTCGCCGCCTGA